The DNA sequence CCACTTTCTGCAGTGACACAACAAATTCCCTACGTgtacgtgtgggactaataaaggccaTCTTATCTCTATTATCGTATCTTGTTGAAAAACATACTTATATAGAGGGATGACTGCACCTCTAAAGAAAATGGAAGCGCTGAATTTAATAAGACAAATGAATTCAGCAGACTAATTGTTTTTGATCATCTCCTTCATAACGGTTggagaacagaatttgaattggCTAAAATTCTGCCAATCACCCAAGAAGTCATTGTTGAATACTGAACTTAAGTAACTAACGCAAAACACGGACAGCAAGTTCAAAGTGATGTGGACCAGCTACCTGGTGAGAGTAAACAGAGGGGCTGTATCTGTGTGGACTCTTCGTGGAAGAAGCCATGGACACTGCCTGCATCTCATATCGATCTacatctgaaaacaaaacaggacaaCCTATTTCACCACTAAGAAAAGAGCAACGTTTTAAGGAAAATTAAAGAGCATACACAGATATTTCAACagttattaaaatataaatgaatcAAATTGCTTGTGACCATTTGTTGTATTAAACTATAGATTTTCCTTTGCTTTAGAATGGCACACAGCAGGATGTAAGGGACTGCCAAAGCCAAAAGTCATTTACCAAGtagtataaaataaaagaacatgCTACCACCAGGTTTTAGCTGTTAGAAGTGCTATGGGATCATCTCCTACTGTACAAAGTAATCGTCATCTTTGGCGTCTTTATTTCTATATTCTTTGGGTgtcccttaaaaaaaaacaaacagtcaaaTGGTACCCAGCGAACAGTGAATACTAATTTTCCTTGAAAAAGCCATCCCTAAAATACTGCTTTATACTAGGCTATCTATAAAGTCTAACAATATATTCTTGTTGTTGTGAAGTTTCGAATGCATTCATACCAGATTCCTTCTCTATGGAGCCTTCACTCCTCTTGTAACTCCGGTCCACCTTGAAGCTTCTCAGCACTCGCTCTAGAACCCCCTGGCCTTCCCTCAGACGCTCAACAGTAGTGGGGACCATCCTTGGAAAACAGACAACTGTTAGAtctgcattcatttatttattaatctgCTAGGCTCTGAATTATTGCAATTAACACAGCCGAACATGTACTGAAAGGCTAATTTAGTGAGTCATCTTTAAAAGGACTTCTCACCACTGGTTGTTGCTGTCCTGGCGTTTGGACTGCACTGACAAGCCCTGGTGCTCCGGAGGACTGACTTCCTCTATGTGTGGGACTGAGGTGGAGTGTGCTGAGGATGAGAAGGTGCTGTGTGGAGATGCTGGAAGCAGCATCTGCTGATGGTTATGAGGATGATGGGACTCCTTGTTGTAGTGGGAGCCAGGCTGTGTGGGAGTGCCACCCAGAgaggagctgctgctggctggCTCCGAGTCACGACCACTGCCCTGCTTCCTCTTGCGGTATTCCAGCAAAGACACCTATAGCAGCAGAGGGAAGAGGGAGTCTGTTCAAACCCTGCTGCTGAGGAACTGATGGACTTGTATAAATCTCACTTATGCCAGGCTGCTCGCTCAATCACACCATTCACCAAAACTGCACTGAGTGACAGGCAGACCGCATGCACCAGGCTAGAGAGGACTCACCTGAAAACCGTAATTACTATTAAAGAATTTTTAGAGAAACACCTTCACCAGCAGGGAGCAACGACATCTGTTGTTCTTCCATGAACAGACTTGTAGTCACGAGAGACTCAAACACAACATACTGTGTGTTGTCAATGAATTGTTAGTACATAAGCTTTGACAGAGGAGCAAGCAACTTTAAATGCACCACACCATGATGCAATCACGCTGAAACAATAACTACGAAAACATATCCACAGAAGGTTcgagcacgcacacacacacacacacacacacacacacacacacacacgacacatacacacacctgcaCTGTTTACAATGAGAATGAGAGTGCTCATCCCAGCTTAATGTCATCATGACACATAAAAGAACAGACAAGGGTTATGAAAGAGGCAGGGGAGTGGCATgaccacacacgcacacatacacatctatatatatgtatactatatatataaCTGACATGGATGGCTCTTGCCTGAATCTTTCAACCAGTTTAACATTACATGTGAGGTAAGCTACAAGGCTGTACTGTCAGAGGGACAAGATGTCAGGATCAAGTTACCACAGAGCACCAAAAGCTATCAGTTACACCCCCCCCAGTAAGGTCTACAAATGGCCGCCTATTAAAAGAGcatgaaagatgtttaaatgcCAAGCGCAGTTAATTATAAGATGGTTTTTTTATGCTTCTGTTGATTTTGACAACAACGCAGAGATATAACAACCTTAAACGAAACTTAGGTTGAAGAGTAAACAAGTCAATGTGGCTGACTGAAGCCAGATTTAGGCTGTGGTCAGTCTTTCtagagcaggggtaggcaaATCCAGGCCttgagtgccggtgtcctgcaggttttagatttgtccttgctgctgtgtccacagctgatttaaatggttaaatgacCTCCTTAACATGTCTTggagttctccagaggcctggtattGACATAATCATTTGATTccggtgtgttgacccagggtgatatctaaaacctgcaggacactggcactcgaggcctggagttgcctactcCTGTTCTATAGCATATGACTTAACCTACATAAGTGGCTAAAACCCTTTATCCATATAGATTAATTACCTTGTGCTTGTTttctagtgttttgttttgctgcagTGCCAGCTGGTAGAAACCAATAAAATGCTTGGACTTTCTCTCTGGTCGTGATTGTTATTTTCTAACAGATGAAGTCAAACACTGCAGCTGAAAAGTACTCAGAAATGCACAGGAGGAATCGATGGTATTAAACAGGCCGATCACAATAGCTGGGGGTTGTGTCACCACAACAGTTATATTTCCAGGGAGGTGCACATCAAATGACAGCGTAGGATTTCAGAGGGGTTTGAGATTACAACACAACTAAGGCACAGATTTTTCATTAAGGTAGTAAGGAAGTACATGTTACTGGCAGTCTGAGGAGCAATTGCTGCTTTACTGAACTAAGTTTTTCCAAGCAGCTTCAGAACAATTATCAATCAGATTAATGAATGTTAATCTATGCTTGTGTCAGACCCTTGATCCATGCTAAGCCCCTCTTCTGGTGCCACGTGatactgtctgtttttatttttgggggggagggttGCTGTAAACCACTTTGACAAATTTAGCCCCTCTTACAGTGGATGTGGATAAACCACAAGTCCCAGTTTGGAAAGAGCCATAGATGAGATGGAGCATGAGCACACCCGACACCATCATGACAATTTGTGGAATTTGTCTCTTGTGTTGAAGGCAATGGATGAACCTTACACACTTCAATGAGCTTGACTGAAATGGCAAAATAACTCTGTCTGGAAACTACAGAATCATAGTTCAATGTAGGTTTTGGAGAAGGGGAGAgggcagagctgctggagcatGGCGTGGGTGTTGTATGCAGATGCAAAGAAACAATATTCACATGCACACTTCTAAAGATGTAGTTGTAGGGAGAATATTCACCATATTTTGTACTGGCTTGTATTCACTTCTTACAGCTATTGCCTGGTAATCTGGCTTCCCTGTCAGCAGACTAATGGTATGCTGGTTGGCCCTCTGCCTTGGAAGAAAAGTGGAAGAGAGACTTGGCAAAGAGTGTCAAGGAGCAACgaggaggagcaagaggaggaaagtaaaggaaaaaggAGGAAGGGTAAAATCTACAGACTGGAAATCATTTCAGATACACATAAGAGGTCAGCTTCTAAATCCCTGTGATGTTTGGTTTTGAATACCGGACACAGGGGACCAACAGATTTAAGACAAAGTTAATGGGCAAACAGAGCAAGGGGAAAAGCACATCATGAGTTCTGgcttttcagtttgtgtttcacACAAGTTATTTGTGTCTGAGAAGAAGCCCCTAACATCTACCTGCAAAGTTACCTCAAACATCTTTTCCGTGTATCATTAAGATATGGGGAACTtgccttctttttttgtggtggatTGCTGGTGTGAGGCGGTGTGCCATTGTCAGGGTAGCCTCCTCCAAAATGGGGCTCTCCAAACGGTGACATGGACCCGGGGCCCACTTCTCCAAACAGGCCCTGGCCGCTTATCGAACCGTGGAAGGAATCTGCAGGTGAGAATCCCCCTTCTGACTGGGAGAGGCGTCGGTCGGTGGCTGTCGGGTTGCCCAGGTTTGCGTTGAGGGGAGAGCAGGTATATATGAGGTTGAACTCTGTCCTGAAGGCCTGCTCcctgttttgggggtttatGTCCGAAGAAGGGCATGACAGTGGGTTTAGGGAACTGGTCCCTACAGAAGATGGGCCCTGCGAATCTTGGCCTGCAGTTCCTCCAGATTGGGAAAAATCATCCGAGGTCATGGCAACAGGGCTCTCCATGTTGGAGGGGAGTGACAGGTCTGGGAACTGCGGCCGAGAGGCATCAAAGTCTGTCTGAAGACATGGCTGAAGGACAGGACAGAGGAAATGGgaagaacaaataaataaacttgatcGTTATGTCAACAGTAAAGCCATTTCCTTCATCAGTGCCATGATATGTGAGAAGAAATGTACCTCAGGGGATATGGACTCGGGACGATGGACAGGAGACGCCTCAGGGGATGATATGTTCTAGAGAGAAAACAGTCTATTAGTGTCAAACCAAGCATGTGTCTTTTTCTGAAGTCTTGCAATCTGTCCAAAACCAAGAGATTGAGATGTTTAGGGGTGGTGGCCATCAAACTCTTACACATAGCCCTTCTAGAGTTTGCTGCTGTGCAACAAGATTGAACAACTAAGTGAGGTAATGTGAGGTTGTTGCAACAGGTCCTGACACAGATGAGTCAGCTGAGCAGAGTGCAGCTCCCTCGGAGTGACAGAAAAGGAAATTTGTACATCACTAAACTCTCCTTTGTGGCCTGTTGGATTTCACTGGACTTTGATAGTAAATAAGCTCAGGCGTCAGAAAACTGTGTGGATATTTATGCCCTTACTTCAAACTGCAACGGTGTGTTGCAGCGGCTGGCAGGCAGTGAGGGCATAGGTGAATAGGCCAGACCGTTGGGCAGCAGGGAGCCACAGGGAGTCTGGAGCAGTGGGTGGAGGGAGTCCTCTGGAAGTGGAGGGGTGATGGGTGATAGCGGGCGAAGCAGGTGGTCCGAGGGTGCTGGTGttatttctgtaatatacttgGAGCGACGCTTTTTAAAAGGTGCAGTGAGttctgtgatttaaaaaacatgacaaaaacaacaagaacgttAAGTAGCCTAGGACCACAGTTATAACAGTCAAACATATTTGTAGTTACAAACAAACTTTTCATTTAGTGCCGAGTTCTGAATCATGCATCACTGATCTCCTAGCTTTGGTGCCTTCAGAAAATTCTTAGCCAGATGGAGGTGTGGAAGCAATTACCACTGGATAGGGGGTTCGGCGTGGATCTGCTACTGGTACTTTGCTGGGAGGAGGTGGACTCTGTGCCATCCTCCACACTGGCCGAGCAGCTCTCATCTTCCACCTGTTTGATCCATCTCTGCATAAAGATGACCACAACAAAGGGtttatgagaaaaaaagagaaaacagacaagAACACACACTTGTTTTGCCACCAAATGTGAAACATCAAATTTGTGTGTGGGATACATGCACACCCACCCATCCCAAAAACACCTTTTTCCAAGTTTACCTTTTTGTAGCAGCCGTAAGTGCCGTCCATTTGGAGCGGACGAGGCCGGCGTCTCTCAGGGTTGAACGGGGAACCGAAGCGGATGTAGTGTCTGGGTGTGGTGCAGATGAGTGATGATTGAGAGAGACCTGGAAGCATGTTCAACGTGGTGGCTAGAACTGTGGGGTCAGTGGTTATCCGCAGTGGGCGCTCAACAGGCACCTCCTGGTGGATTCTCTCTCCTCCAGGAATTTTGTCATTTAGCCATTCTGTCACCAGGTACTGAGAAGAAAATGGAAAGTTACATTTGCATAGTTCATAGAAGGTAAAGGACTTTGTACAGTGGAACTCCAACGTACGAATACcccatttaacaaaaaattcaagttacgaaggcacttaacggcaatatttctgcccgtgttacggcaaaatgcccgcgtaacgaaatccgctggctctgattggctgagcccagaatgcctacaatgccttccgaatcatgtgacaacccccttggctttcgtacttgcgcttcgctgttccacttgaacgacgtactgttgttgcagttagcaattagcctatagcctatcgtttactcaaaaggcgcgatgggtgcttcgacttacgaaaattgtcgacttacgaaagaccctcgggaacgaattaatttcgtaagtcggggttccactgtattacTTTTAGTATATGTAGAAAGTCTTACCTTCTTGGTCTTGGGGTACCGCAGATTGCCTCTGTTCATGCAGTTAAGGCCTTGGCCATCTCCATCTACAAGATGACCACCCAGGCTGTTCTCCCCGTGGCTGTGTTCAGCACCGTATGCACCCTGACTTCCCTCCTCGTCCACAGCAGCACCCTGATCTGCTGATGTTGGTGTTGTTGCCcttgctgctgcagctgctgcagcttgTTGGGCGAGGGCTTGGCGTTGCCGTCGGGCACGCTGGGATGAGCTTGACCGGTAGCGAGATATTCGACTCTTAGGACGAGGCTTGGTGGGTTTTATGGGTTTAGGGGGAGCAACAGGGGCAGGCAGGATGGGGAGGGAGGGTTTTTCTTCAATAGATGGTGCTTCCTGCAACATAAATGCAATGATTAAACTAGCTCAATATAGAACACAAAAGAAATTAGAAATCTGAAATTTTTCTTCCTGACTGACCACAACATAGGTGGTGCGTCGCGTGCTGACCCCAACTCCAGTGTGGTGGGGGATGGAGGAGTTCCCTGTGGGGTTTCCTGCCCCATCCTCAGTTTCTAAACCCTCCTCCTTGACTTCAGCTCCTCCtattcttctcctcctcctttcgAGGATGTTAAAAGACTATGTGGACAGGCAGAGATGTAAGTCAGTGTTATGtgacaatttttcttttttgaattaCCGAGAGTGGACAACTTAAATCATGAAATGCAATGTGACTTACTTTTTTATTGGAGATGACCCCATTTTCATCAACTTCTCCTTCGTCCCCCTCTTCCACCTTAACCTCATCTGTCAGTCTCTCCTAATTGCACAGACAAGCATCACATGAGGTAATGACCTTACCTGACAAGCAACAATTTGAATCATTTAACGACTTCTAAAAAACCGCAAGCCTGCACTttacaaaaatgtattaaagCAGTGTTTATAGATGTGGCGATTTTTAATCTAAAGCTAATGTAGAACTCTTATTGCTGCCTAACCTCAACGCTGAACACAATTATTTGGAAAATCAAATCTAACCACGTGCACctgcgcgcacgcacacacacacaaacacacacacacacacacacacctctgtgTCACTGGTCCCCTGTAGATCGCTGGTGtcctgttgctgctgctccagCATCTGGTTTCCATCAGCAGCTAGACTGCCCTCCAGCTCTTTCCTTCGTGCTTTTCTCCTTCGTGTCTCGGCACCAATCAAAGGGGAAGGAGGCGGCAGGGAAGGGGGACTCACCAAGCTATCCCTAGGGCTCAGGTTGTGCTTCTGCACTGGGCAGTTTTGGTTGCTTTTATGGCAGGCACAGTCCACTTTGTAATTACTGTTattttgttaaaagaaaaaacaaaaacaaagaataagAAAACAGAAACTGCTGATTAAAAGAAAGGAGAAAGGCAGAGAGGACAGCAACTGACCAGCTATTGAACTCGTAGTCAAATCCAATGGTGACCTCAGCGTCTTTTGTGATTTGCCTGACAGCATAGATGCACAGATGGATCATGCCCTCAGCGATCATATGCCGGACCTGTGGTAGAAAGCAAGCTTATGGGTTATTTTAGCTGCAAAAATTAACTGAAAACTTCAAACATTGCTAACTAGCAAgcatttagatttatttttcaaaatgctTAACAGCTGACCTCGGCATTGGGTGTACAAGACCTCCTGATGAAGCGGGCGTCATTTCCGAAAGTCCTGGCATCAACGCACATCTCTACATCATTAAATTTTGAGTAGAACAGCACGAAAGGGTATGGtctagaaagaaaaatagagtgAAAAGCTGTTCACAGGTGAAACAATGTATTTTGTAGTTTAGTAGCTCATTAACAGTTACTTTTTGAAGAAGTGCCCATTGACTTCAAATTGTTGTTTGAGCATGACCTTTCCCCGGTATTCAATAATGAGTGTGTCCGGCTCCAGGTTCTTTGCTGCTCGGAGTATCTTCCTGTGTTTCTGCACCCGTGTTACTCGGCCAAGCTGGAGctataaaagttattttttaaagagacaggcaaacattaaaaatattatactTTTTCCTTATCTTCTTTCATAAGTACATAGGGTATAAAGCAAAAACTATAAACCAAAATCTTGGACACAGACTGCACTCAGTGTCTGAAATCCTGAAGAGCAAAGGAACAGAAAAATTGCCTGAAACAGAGAGGGGTTGGCCTTAATCTCAGAGAGTGGCTCCTGTTCAATCCTTTTCCTTGCaagaaacagccaatcagaataaaGTTTCCTGGAAGGGGGGAGGAACTAAAATGGGCTAACAGATAGCGGATGAAGTGAAAGACTGCACAGAGGGCCAGTATAACAAAGGATCATTTTTAACTGTCAATCAGAAAAGGTAACAGAGGATAAAATTAATATCACTGTGTTCTTTGAAAACAGAATTGCGATTGGATCTTAGCAAGCAGCCAGCAGTAGGGACGGGAATCGAGAACTGGTTTTTGTAGAGAACCAGTTCCCAGTCGTCCAATTCCTTGGAATCGTTAGTTTGGTTATGGGTTCTTGCACTCTTGCTacgatcagctgatttcagttcgtGTGTCAGAGGAGGAAAATAGTGGCGCAGTCTACAGCGTGGATATGGATATTACTTTTATGACATAAAAAGGAGGAGAGCACATTGGTTAAGTGGAGACTGCTACAGTAGAATGACTGTGGCAAAtgctttaaagtctctttgttgtggttttcatctttgctttgtgtccATACCCAACTACTAAGAGAAAGATcctgtgtcctcattaggatagggatttgtgttggtgtgtggggctgtagcctcaggtttatattgttaattgtaattatgagacagtgactttcaggtcattttacagagtaagATGAAACTAACGTGAGTAGTATATCGAATGTCTTTCTCCTGGGTGTAATTACGAAacgtactgcattacttttaagaaagtattctgtgTAATAACTTTTTGACTTTACTTTTTGAGTAACAgccccaacactgatcacaacaaagatgGGAAAAACatccaacatgcacaaacatttgaccacacagcatgtaattaatttgcatgaatgtaataTCTTTGATATACTGCTCAGAGATGATGACTCTCAAATTGGAGCAAGGAATCAAATCGATAAGTGATATCGATAATGGAATCAGAATAGCTAAATTCTTATTAATTCTCATCCCTAGCCAGCAGATTCCATTAAAACCAGTAATGCAGACATAATGGCACAATGGTCACTTATCATACAGACTGGGATgttcttcaacatttttttttttaatctatccATACAAAGTTTTATTTGTAGGACTGACCTGCATCTGTGAGCCCAAAACTGTATTGTTACAGGTCAGCTCAGTGCGGTTAATGGTGTCCATAGAATCCATTGAGGCATGTATCTGTGTGGTTGAAGCAGGTGTCGTGGCACCACTTTCGCCCTTTGAGATGGTGGTACTGGTTGATCGGTGAAGCTGGAGCAGTGTCTGCACATCTGCGCTGTACTGGTTGGCAAGAGCCTCCTCATACTGGTCTGTCCACTGGCGGATCCTGCTCTCCCATCCCTCTTCTGTGTTCTCATCCAACACACTAGCCTCTGTGGTAGAGTTCTGTACAAAAGTCATAATCAAGAGAACTGTCTAAGAGTCTATGTGAGATGCACAgagaggaatttttttttttttcttaatgggCTCTGTTGTCTAGAACTGTCTAATCTTACCTTCATCCTCATAGACTTCCTAGAACCCTCTCTGAAAgcctaaaagaaagaaaaataaaccaatTTAAAGAGATGGAGATTTTATCATAAAAACTGAGCTGGGGTCAATATCGCAGTACAAGAAAAGCagcacaagagaaaaaaaacaaaacaaactccaTTGTGGACCTTACACAATGTAATCTTATGAGGCAGAGGGTTTGTGTGTCCATGCATGTATTGTGTGCATAAAAGATGATTTTCTTAgatgaaacattaaaatacattaatagCTGAATCTGCCCCACCTGCTAGCATTGCATTCAGTTAATATACTCCCAATTTCAAGAACAATCAACAATCAGTTGAAGTTTATAGGACAGGAGGATCTCCCGGAGAGCAGCCGACTGGCATTGGGAACCACAAAAGTAATGTAATGAGCCTGTGGGAAGAGCTGTGGGCTAGCTAGTTAGCGTCAAATTAACTAAAATTGTAAAAGAAGAATGAAGAAATTTTAATATACTTTAACTGATTCAATTAAatcttatttatatagcaccaaatcacagtcacctcaaggcacttaatATTGTAAGCTGCAGGGCGTGCAATGACAAGATGAAGCCATGTAGAAATAATAACAGTCACCTGTGTGTGGGAAACTGTATTTTCTCATACTCTGCTTTACTCACTTTAATCTTCTTGGCCTTCTGTGTTCCACGGGCCTTCTCTgtgctcttcttcctctttttggATTTGCTCCTTTTGACTCTGTTGACAGTGAGTTTGATGCTGGTTGGTGTGTGCTGGGTGGCAGTATAGGAGATGGTGGAGGGTGACACCTCTTCATCACCACTCTCTGTTGCGCTACTCTCTCCAGCtacaaaaaaagagcaaataaGCAGGTGTTGATAAACCGCCTTCTCTGAGATGAAAACTGTAGTTTATAAAGTGAACTGTGATACCTgagacattttctgtttttttcctgtgttggCCTTTTACTCCTTTCCTTCTGTCCAGTCCCCTGTGATACAAAGGCAACAAaacaaatcagacaaaaaattaAAGGGGGTGATGTCATAAAGGCTTTTACAGCATGTTGCATTATTGCCACAGCCTGaattcaacaaaaaaaagaacaaagtaactgaaaaataaaaaaagagacaggCCACTAATCAATAACAAGAATTTTGCTCAGCTAATTTTCTCTTATTTCCATTAAACAGGTTAAGTGCTACACACTTGTACCAGTTACAGCAGTTGGAACCTATGTTCCAGCATTCAGACAAGAAGGGCTTTTACACGTTTCACCTGCAGTTGTCGCATTTGATGAGCAGGCCGTCCGGCGTCAGGTTGCAGTGACACCAGGAGGCCCCATCCTCCTCTGAGGAGCTGTCGCTGTCGGCCGAGTTGTCCTCAGTAGTATCGTGATAGTGAGAGCTGCGTACCACGCCGTTGAGATCCATACGGGGAATGATGGTTTGGGAGAGCGGGGAGGCGGGTGGGGTTGGGGGAGGGGGCGCGCCATAGTTGTGATCCTGACAACACACAACGGAAGACTGTTGCATCTTCAAACAACGGGTGTTCAGGCAAAAAAGGGAAACGGAAAATGGAGACGAATGAAAAtgagggcaaaaaaaaaaccaagtatGTGAAACAGTTCAGTTGTTAATACCAGAAGTAGTGTGTGGTTACAAAAGACTAATAGCAGGACTCATATTTATACATCTAAACTAGAAACATCACCAGTTCTTAGTTTTACTCTTATTGTGAAATCATAACAGAAGACACTTGAAAAGATTAGGAAAAAGGAAAGATCAGATAGATTAAACTGGGTCATTTTAAGCcattaaaacattcacaatTGTACGCAAGTAATCCCATTATGAAAAGTAATACTTCAATAAGACATGCTATGATTAGAGCTGATGATTAGGGAAGAGCTGTATGAACTCACAGCATATGGTAGCCCCCGATACCCATGACTCTGTGCGCTCccacagctgtggttgttgtagtttttCTCATTCACTGCAGGGCTTGCTTCAACTGACTCAGGGCTggaaaaaataacaatattttatatatatacatatatatacacacacacacacacacacacacacacatatatatatatacatacacatatatatatatacacatatatatatatatacacatatatatatatatatatacatata is a window from the Pelmatolapia mariae isolate MD_Pm_ZW linkage group LG5, Pm_UMD_F_2, whole genome shotgun sequence genome containing:
- the setd5 gene encoding histone-lysine N-methyltransferase SETD5 isoform X3, with the translated sequence MSIVIALGVTTPETSYSDMAAGSDPESVEASPAVNEKNYNNHSCGSAQSHGYRGLPYAMQQSSVVCCQDHNYGAPPPPTPPASPLSQTIIPRMDLNGVVRSSHYHDTTEDNSADSDSSSEEDGASWCHCNLTPDGLLIKCDNCRGLDRRKGVKGQHRKKTENVSAGESSATESGDEEVSPSTISYTATQHTPTSIKLTVNRVKRSKSKKRKKSTEKARGTQKAKKIKAFREGSRKSMRMKNSTTEASVLDENTEEGWESRIRQWTDQYEEALANQYSADVQTLLQLHRSTSTTISKGESGATTPASTTQIHASMDSMDTINRTELTCNNTVLGSQMQLQLGRVTRVQKHRKILRAAKNLEPDTLIIEYRGKVMLKQQFEVNGHFFKKPYPFVLFYSKFNDVEMCVDARTFGNDARFIRRSCTPNAEVRHMIAEGMIHLCIYAVRQITKDAEVTIGFDYEFNSCNYKVDCACHKSNQNCPVQKHNLSPRDSLVSPPSLPPPSPLIGAETRRRKARRKELEGSLAADGNQMLEQQQQDTSDLQGTSDTEERLTDEVKVEEGDEGEVDENGVISNKKSFNILERRRRRIGGAEVKEEGLETEDGAGNPTGNSSIPHHTGVGVSTRRTTYVVEAPSIEEKPSLPILPAPVAPPKPIKPTKPRPKSRISRYRSSSSQRARRQRQALAQQAAAAAAARATTPTSADQGAAVDEEGSQGAYGAEHSHGENSLGGHLVDGDGQGLNCMNRGNLRYPKTKKYLVTEWLNDKIPGGERIHQEVPVERPLRITTDPTVLATTLNMLPGLSQSSLICTTPRHYIRFGSPFNPERRRPRPLQMDGTYGCYKKRWIKQVEDESCSASVEDGTESTSSQQSTSSRSTPNPLSSELTAPFKKRRSKYITEITPAPSDHLLRPLSPITPPLPEDSLHPLLQTPCGSLLPNGLAYSPMPSLPASRCNTPLQFENISSPEASPVHRPESISPEPCLQTDFDASRPQFPDLSLPSNMESPVAMTSDDFSQSGGTAGQDSQGPSSVGTSSLNPLSCPSSDINPQNREQAFRTEFNLIYTCSPLNANLGNPTATDRRLSQSEGGFSPADSFHGSISGQGLFGEVGPGSMSPFGEPHFGGGYPDNGTPPHTSNPPQKKKVSLLEYRKRKQGSGRDSEPASSSSSLGGTPTQPGSHYNKESHHPHNHQQMLLPASPHSTFSSSAHSTSVPHIEEVSPPEHQGLSVQSKRQDSNNQWMVPTTVERLREGQGVLERVLRSFKVDRSYKRSEGSIEKESDVDRYEMQAVSMASSTKSPHRYSPSVYSHQATESHRQTDSPMFLQQTSSSPFRCSYSPSSGQNVYQRLSSSHQGHAQDHPPASYSSPTPTSSTDSRPATGSLHQQSGSSSADGGHSYSSNHLKASLLNSSGLVGAPTPGSRVHGQTKTDSGAQASKGSQHQAPRSLKSGSPGQAVLQSSPRLLSASGPTHYPQRGTNLSQFQHSSLQGSGVRTQSGSF
- the setd5 gene encoding histone-lysine N-methyltransferase SETD5 isoform X1, with protein sequence MSIVIALGVTTPETSYSDMAAGSDPESVEASPAVNEKNYNNHSCGSAQSHGYRGLPYAMQQSSVVCCQDHNYGAPPPPTPPASPLSQTIIPRMDLNGVVRSSHYHDTTEDNSADSDSSSEEDGASWCHCNLTPDGLLIKCDNCRGLDRRKGVKGQHRKKTENVSAGESSATESGDEEVSPSTISYTATQHTPTSIKLTVNRVKRSKSKKRKKSTEKARGTQKAKKIKAFREGSRKSMRMKNSTTEASVLDENTEEGWESRIRQWTDQYEEALANQYSADVQTLLQLHRSTSTTISKGESGATTPASTTQIHASMDSMDTINRTELTCNNTVLGSQMQLQLGRVTRVQKHRKILRAAKNLEPDTLIIEYRGKVMLKQQFEVNGHFFKKPYPFVLFYSKFNDVEMCVDARTFGNDARFIRRSCTPNAEVRHMIAEGMIHLCIYAVRQITKDAEVTIGFDYEFNSCNYKVDCACHKSNQNCPVQKHNLSPRDSLVSPPSLPPPSPLIGAETRRRKARRKELEGSLAADGNQMLEQQQQDTSDLQGTSDTEERLTDEVKVEEGDEGEVDENGVISNKKSFNILERRRRRIGGAEVKEEGLETEDGAGNPTGNSSIPHHTGVGVSTRRTTYVVEAPSIEEKPSLPILPAPVAPPKPIKPTKPRPKSRISRYRSSSSQRARRQRQALAQQAAAAAAARATTPTSADQGAAVDEEGSQGAYGAEHSHGENSLGGHLVDGDGQGLNCMNRGNLRYPKTKKYLVTEWLNDKIPGGERIHQEVPVERPLRITTDPTVLATTLNMLPGLSQSSLICTTPRHYIRFGSPFNPERRRPRPLQMDGTYGCYKKRWIKQVEDESCSASVEDGTESTSSQQSTSSRSTPNPLSSELTAPFKKRRSKYITEITPAPSDHLLRPLSPITPPLPEDSLHPLLQTPCGSLLPNGLAYSPMPSLPASRCNTPLQFENISSPEASPVHRPESISPEPCLQTDFDASRPQFPDLSLPSNMESPVAMTSDDFSQSGGTAGQDSQGPSSVGTSSLNPLSCPSSDINPQNREQAFRTEFNLIYTCSPLNANLGNPTATDRRLSQSEGGFSPADSFHGSISGQGLFGEVGPGSMSPFGEPHFGGGYPDNGTPPHTSNPPQKKKRANQHTISLLTGKPDYQAIAVRSEYKPVQNMVSLLEYRKRKQGSGRDSEPASSSSSLGGTPTQPGSHYNKESHHPHNHQQMLLPASPHSTFSSSAHSTSVPHIEEVSPPEHQGLSVQSKRQDSNNQWMVPTTVERLREGQGVLERVLRSFKVDRSYKRSEGSIEKESDVDRYEMQAVSMASSTKSPHRYSPSVYSHQATESHRQTDSPMFLQQTSSSPFRCSYSPSSGQNVYQRLSSSHQGHAQDHPPASYSSPTPTSSTDSRPATGSLHQQSGSSSADGGHSYSSNHLKASLLNSSGLVGAPTPGSRVHGQTKTDSGAQASKGSQHQAPRSLKSGSPGQAVLQSSPRLLSASGPTHYPQRGTNLSQFQHSSLQGSGVRTQSGSF